From the genome of Medicago truncatula cultivar Jemalong A17 chromosome 2, MtrunA17r5.0-ANR, whole genome shotgun sequence:
CTTCTACCTTGTCAACAACCAAATTCtacattttcccaatctcactaTGTTGTGGTTaatgaagaagaactcaaagttAATGGCGCAaagagtatttttattttgctataCTGTAGAGAAAAATTGTGTACCCATACTCGAACGGGTGTTCAAAATCgaaaccaatccaaaccaaaaccgcaaaaaaccaCATTTGGCTTGGATATATTCGGATAACTTTTTTATTCAACcgcatggtttggtttggtttgggttgcagtttttattttatcaaccaaaccaaactaaactgcaacataagaaaacattaattaaatctatgtcacataaattaattaatactcATAGAAATATAATGGAAATAATTATACAATGACATACTTTTCTCTtattaagtttcttctttgctttttatttcaaaaacttaaaattttagagAACGATGAAATCTCAATCTTTTACATTACTTACCTAATAGAAATACTTTGTCCACATTTTTAATTTGGTGTatgttttttgatgaaaataaaattgtaacgttggatgaaattaaaaacattgttAAAAATATGTGGAAAACAAACAGCATCAACCGATCCAACTCAAATttcattggtttggtttggttcgaattttattttaaaactaaactTATTATTCTATGAGCTCTTTTCTCCTGCCAACTATTTTATGAGATTAGATTCAACTATGCTAAACTCTTATCGGTGGGGTTCAAACAAAAATAGTGGAAGAGGAATCAGTTAAGCTAGGAGAAATAAGTTATGAGGAAGGAATATGGAAGGTATGGGTTCATCGCCAAAGTTTTAATTTAGCCATACTGGAGACGCAAGGTTGGAATATAGTTACCAACCATGACATTACTGTTGCAAGAGTCTTCGAAGCTAGATATTACCTTAAAGGGGATTTTTTTGGGAGCCTAGTCAAGTCATAACCCAAGTTTCATATGGGGCGTAGTATCCACGCTACACATGTAGTGATTAGATGAGGATGGGATTGTGTGTGCGAGATGGGTACGAGATTAAGGTGTTGGTTAATTCTTGGTTGAGAGAGCAGGAGAATTGTTGTGCTACAAGCCCAATAATTTCGGATTTGAACGAGAGTTTTTATCGAGGAGCAGTTTATTGAGAGGATGCCTCGAGTATTCTTTAtattccttaactatttattatttctctctctaaagCAACAGTCAAGCCTTATCTCCATAAATTAGGCCTCCTTATTAATTAGATGGGAGATAACTAAAGTTACATAGGAAACCAAAAGTAAAAATCTTTTTGGGCAATTATTACAGGACAGTGTAATTTAACGTTTGAGTAATCCAGAGATACTTTTCATCAATACCAATCGTCCTTTGCCTCCATAAACCTTGACAAATGGTAAATACGCATCGCCTTTACCCTGATAAGCACATCAAATTTGTCACAGATGAGAAAGGTAAAATGAATAAACTACAGCCTTCCCGGTCCCCAAACCAACTCGTAAAGTAGGATCCGGTCCTTGGAAGGCATTCAGTAAAAGCAATACAcaagaagaaaatacaaaaaaggaGAAACTACTTACTTGCACGTCAGAATCTCTTGAGACCGACTCAGAAACATCAATGGAAGTCATTGTATAACTTACTAACCCATCAGTAAAGcctgattaaataattaatacaaaaaaaaagattgtcatATAAACATTTGTTTCACATAGGAGCAGTTTCTCTAAACACATTACGACGGCTATGGCAAGAATAAGAACCTGGTGCATTAAAGACAGCAACTATTTCCCCAGCATTAGCCTCTTCAATTACCTTCCAATTTCATAGA
Proteins encoded in this window:
- the LOC120578380 gene encoding elongation factor G, mitochondrial encodes the protein MVKSYFKLIFEGVIRKGDFITNVNTDKTFEVPHLFRKCNDVFKVIEEANAGEIVAVFNAPGFTDGLVSYTMTSIDVSESVSRDSDVQGKGDAYLPFVKVYGGKGRLVLMKSISGLLKR